The genomic window ACTTGTAGAGTCTAAAGATAGTGTTACTGGAAAGCATATTGAAAGAATTCAGGAAATTTCTAAAATACTTGCATTAAACTTAGCTAATAATGATAAATATAAAAATATTATTAACAATAAGTATATTATTGATATATATCATTCAAGTGCTATGCACGATATAGGTAAAGTTGGAATACCAGATGGAATATTATTAAAGCAAGGCAAACTGACACCAGAAGAATTTGATGTTATAAAAAAACACACTATTATAGGGGCTGATGTATTATATAAAGCAAGTACTTCTTTATCTGGAAGAGCTAAAGATTTTTTCAAAATGGCTATTGATATTGCAATAGCTCATCATGAGAAATTTGACGGAACTGGGTACCCTTATGGATTAAATGGGGAATATATACCTTTAGCAGCTAGAATTGTAGCAGTAGCTGATGTTCTTGATGCTCTTTCATCTAAAAGACCCTATAAAATGGCCATGGATGTAGAAGAAGCTATAAATATAGTAGTTAAAGAAAGTGGAAAACATTTTGATCATGATATAGTAGATGCATTGATAACAGGAAAAAAAGAAATTTTAGAAATTTATGATAAATTTAAAGAAGAAATCTAGTTTTAAAACTTAATAGGTTAGACATGATTAGGCATATTCTCAATTATGAGAATATGCCTTTTGTATGCAGTCTGAGCACTGAATAAACTTATTCAGTGTGTTTTTTATGTTAGTTTAATATAAATCTTTTATTATGTATTTATATTTGTTTTAAAAACATTATTAAAAATAATGTATTTAAGTTTCATTAATATACTATCTTAAGAAATTTGTAAGAATTATGGTAAGTTATTTGTAAATATTTCTTTGTATAATCTTTTATAGATAGACAAATTCATTTATAAGTCATAGATGTTCATTCTTCTAGAAAATTAAAGTTAATTCTATAAGGGAGGTATACATGTGAAAAAGAAGATTTCATTTATAATAATAGTTATTTTAGCAGTATTTATTTTAATTGACATTTTACCAACTCCAGGAGAAGAAAACTCACATTTAAGAAAAAGTGTCCATACTTTTTTAAGTGATAAAAGAAATAGAACTATAGCATTCTCAGATGCAATAAAACTCCATAATGGAAAATCTGAAAATTCTTGTGTTTACTTTGTATCAGAAGTATTAAGAAAAAATAATTATGAAATTCCCAAAAATATGGCTAGTGTAGCTAATTTTATTCCTTTTTTAAAAGGGAAGGGATGGATAAAAGAAAGAAATTATAAAAAATTAAAACCAGGAGATATATGTTTTTCAACAGATAATCGAGGTAATAAATACGGTCTTCCTACCCACACATATATATTTATGGGATGGGTAAAAGAAGGGGATTATGATTATGCTTATATATGTGATAATCAAGCAAAAGATTATGAAAATAAGGTATATCATATTAGAAATATAAATATTATAGATGAAGCTAATGGAAATAGAAAGGATCCTTTTAGCTTTTTTATGAGACCATCATAATAGTAAATAGCTTGTTGAATAACAATAATTGTAAAATTAAATAAGTCATCACTTTATAATATAATGTTTTCGCTGAAAAATAAAAAATATCAGTATACAAGGAGGATATGATAATGGGTTTAAAATTACTAAATGTTACAAAATATTATGGAAAAAATGTGGTGCTGGATAATATTAACCTTGAATTGGAAAATGGTATTTATGGATTTTTAGGAGCTAATGGTGTTGGAAAAACCACTCTATTTAAAGTAATTAGCGGTTTTTTAACAGATTATAAAGGTAAGGTACTCTACCCCAATCTTAAGAATGCAAATGAAATTTTATTAGGGTTTTTACCACAAAGTTTTAGTGGTTATCCACATATGACTGTACAGGAATTCTTGGCATATTTAGGGCATATCAAGTCTAATCTTGGACAACATCTCATTAATAAAGAAATTGATGAAAAACTAGATTTGTTCGGTTTGACAGATTTAAAACATAAGAAATTGAAAACTTTATCTGGAGGTCAACTAAGAAGAGTAGGTCTTGCTCAAGCCTTTTTGCTAAATCCTAAAATTGTAATGCTTGATGAACCTACAACAGGGTTAGATCCAACAGAAAGAATAAGATTCAAAAACTATATTTCAGAGTTT from Clostridium sp. MB40-C1 includes these protein-coding regions:
- a CDS encoding HD-GYP domain-containing protein — translated: MIEILLKKISFLIKKVNTEQDTKNILDYIYNTFDGCIPFDRICLVLFTDDKDNYSNYVICKNKSTVEYGYKLNLYKSYLKDIIKNKKPKIINRSIENNLSFNIEKPNFNDVLETSQSNLCIPIIGNEICKGVIIFYSSNSNAYCEKDIVLGEIIANCIVVSLEKCILDDGLIIACVKGFAKLVESKDSVTGKHIERIQEISKILALNLANNDKYKNIINNKYIIDIYHSSAMHDIGKVGIPDGILLKQGKLTPEEFDVIKKHTIIGADVLYKASTSLSGRAKDFFKMAIDIAIAHHEKFDGTGYPYGLNGEYIPLAARIVAVADVLDALSSKRPYKMAMDVEEAINIVVKESGKHFDHDIVDALITGKKEILEIYDKFKEEI
- a CDS encoding ATP-binding cassette domain-containing protein, yielding MGLKLLNVTKYYGKNVVLDNINLELENGIYGFLGANGVGKTTLFKVISGFLTDYKGKVLYPNLKNANEILLGFLPQSFSGYPHMTVQEFLAYLGHIKSNLGQHLINKEIDEKLDLFGLTDLKHKKLKTLSGGQLRRVGLAQAFLLNPKIVMLDEPTTGLDPTERIRFKNYISEFSREQTILISTHIVSDLEFISKEIFILKNGNFVMSGTEKQLVNRCNNLVWEVSFESEMELHQHLKNCTISMIYDDAGKIKARVISESSPVSNAINVVPTLNDIYLFNFKKEAQSNAKRA